The following DNA comes from Acidobacteriota bacterium.
AATCCTTCTTGGGTTATCCTTTCTTTTCTACAACAACCTGTATTTATCAGTTTCTTTTCTGATATTATTCTTCTTTCTCATTTTTTATTACATTCGGAAAATTGAAAAAAGAAGTAAAGTAATGAAAGGTGTTCAGCAGACAGTTTCTTGAATATTTTTTAAACCTGTTTTTCTTTAGCTCCAAATAATTTCAAAATTTCCATCACAATGCATCGGTTAGTAAAGGCAGATTGAATAAGCCCTAACCCAAATATCCCAGTTAAAATTAACCAGTTATGGTTTACAAAATGTCCAAGCAACACAGTCCCTAAAATCAAAATGCCCATTACAAGACGAAATAGTTTTTGAAATCCCACTTTTTCCTCCTTAATTTTTAAAATTATATTCAATAAACTCCCATCAAGAAATACGATACTTTAAAATGTATAATAAATGAATCTTTTCTTTATTTTTTCCATTTAATCTTAAAATGTTCAGCTAGTGTCGTGTCACTTAAATATCTTTCCTTATTCTTTTGTGACATGACACTTTCCCTATGGGAGAAAGATCTCCTTAGACGCTTCGCTGAGCAGCTCATAGGAGCCTTTCGGAGAACTGAAATGTCAGGAGAATTAATCACCTCTCTTTTATCCGAAAGGCTCCTAGCACTGCCCTTAAGGGCAGTGTGTAAAAGGTTTTTATTTAAATTTAAATCATCTATTTGCATGCACCAGAATGGTGCATGTAGGAGGGTGCGGAATACATATT
Coding sequences within:
- a CDS encoding YgaP-like transmembrane domain, encoding MGFQKLFRLVMGILILGTVLLGHFVNHNWLILTGIFGLGLIQSAFTNRCIVMEILKLFGAKEKQV